From one Enterobacteriaceae endosymbiont of Donacia provostii genomic stretch:
- the aceE gene encoding pyruvate dehydrogenase (acetyl-transferring), homodimeric type yields MSDKYLLYYNDVDPIETNDWIQSIDSVIKEEGTQRAKFLIKTIIKHLNNKGIILNYKNQNYINSFSKKEEFTYPGNLIIEEKIRSFIRWNAIMIVLRASKKKLDLGGHIASYQSSSYIYEVCFNHFFKASNNTDNGDIIYFQGHISPGIYARSFLEGRINVHHLDKFRQEIFGSGLSSYPHPKLMPNFWQFPTVSMGLGPIAAIYQAKFLKYLENRELYKTKNKKIFAFLGDGEMDEPESKGVLNIASREKLNNLIFVINCNLQRLDGPVYGNGKIINELENIFQGAGWKVIKVIWGNNWENLLTQDKTGKLMELIDKTPDGEFQNLNSKNGSYIRKNFFGKFTETLDLIKNFTDKDIENLNFGGHDPKKIYTAFKKAYLIKDKPIVILFRTIKGFGLGKIAESKNIAHQIKKIDIDAIKHIRNTLNIPINDNDLHKLPYITFNKNSIEYNYLHNQRKKLGGYIPYRRINFTEKLILPNLDQFSTLLNKQKKISTTIAFLRILNILLRDKNISNRIVPIIADEARTFGMEGLFRQIGIYNSSGLQYTPQDKSLLTYYKEDIKGQILQEGINESGAFASWLAAATSYSTNNFPMIPFYIYYSMFGFQRIGDFCWAAGDQQARGFLIGATSGRTTLNGEGLQHEDGHSHIYSLTIPNCISYDPTYAYELAVIINNGIQRMYGIQQENIYYYITTMNENYDMPSINRYNQYGICKGIYKLNSINKNNNKITIQLLGSGSILLNMIKAAHILYQEYNINSDIFSVTSFTEIAREGQDCDHWNLLHPNEKRRIPYVTKIVKNYPTVAATDYIKIFAEQIRKYIPTNNYFVLGTDGFGRSDSRKNLRDFFEINEIYVVLAILNILFDLKLINLKLILDFIRKNNININKNNPRIS; encoded by the coding sequence ATGTCAGATAAATACTTGTTATATTATAATGACGTGGATCCAATTGAAACAAATGATTGGATACAATCAATAGATTCTGTTATAAAAGAGGAAGGAACTCAAAGAGCTAAATTTTTAATTAAAACTATAATAAAACATTTAAATAATAAGGGTATTATTTTAAATTATAAAAATCAGAATTATATTAATTCTTTTTCTAAAAAAGAAGAGTTTACATATCCTGGAAATTTAATCATAGAAGAAAAAATTAGATCTTTTATTAGATGGAATGCAATAATGATTGTTTTAAGAGCTTCTAAAAAAAAATTGGATTTAGGAGGTCATATTGCATCTTATCAATCTTCTTCATATATTTATGAAGTTTGTTTTAATCATTTTTTTAAAGCGTCTAATAATACTGATAATGGTGATATTATTTATTTTCAAGGACATATTTCACCTGGAATTTATGCTAGATCTTTTTTAGAAGGAAGAATAAATGTTCATCATTTAGACAAATTTCGTCAAGAAATATTTGGTTCAGGATTATCATCTTATCCACATCCTAAACTTATGCCTAATTTTTGGCAATTTCCTACTGTATCAATGGGACTTGGACCAATTGCTGCAATTTATCAGGCTAAATTTCTTAAATATTTAGAAAACAGAGAATTATATAAAACTAAAAATAAAAAAATTTTTGCATTTTTAGGTGATGGTGAAATGGATGAACCAGAATCAAAAGGAGTATTAAATATTGCGTCTAGAGAAAAATTAAATAATTTAATTTTTGTTATAAATTGTAATTTACAAAGGTTAGATGGTCCTGTATATGGTAACGGTAAAATTATTAATGAATTAGAAAATATTTTTCAAGGAGCTGGTTGGAAAGTTATTAAAGTTATATGGGGTAATAATTGGGAAAATTTATTAACTCAAGATAAAACTGGTAAACTAATGGAATTAATTGATAAAACTCCAGATGGAGAATTTCAAAACCTTAATTCTAAAAATGGATCTTATATTCGAAAAAATTTTTTTGGAAAATTTACAGAAACATTAGATTTAATCAAAAATTTTACTGATAAAGATATAGAAAATTTAAATTTTGGAGGACATGATCCAAAAAAAATTTATACAGCTTTTAAAAAAGCTTATCTTATTAAAGATAAACCTATAGTTATTTTGTTTCGTACAATTAAGGGTTTTGGATTAGGTAAAATAGCTGAAAGTAAAAATATTGCTCATCAAATTAAAAAAATTGATATTGATGCAATTAAACATATAAGAAATACTTTAAATATTCCTATAAATGATAATGATTTACATAAATTACCTTATATTACTTTTAATAAAAATTCTATAGAATATAATTATTTACATAATCAACGTAAAAAATTAGGTGGATATATTCCCTATAGAAGAATTAACTTTACAGAAAAATTAATTTTACCTAATTTAGATCAGTTTAGTACTTTATTAAACAAACAAAAAAAAATATCTACCACAATTGCATTTTTACGGATATTAAATATTCTCTTAAGAGATAAAAATATTAGTAATAGAATAGTTCCTATTATAGCTGATGAAGCACGTACATTTGGTATGGAAGGTTTATTTAGACAAATAGGAATATATAATTCTAGTGGATTACAATACACTCCACAAGATAAATCTTTATTAACATATTATAAAGAAGATATAAAAGGACAAATTTTACAAGAAGGAATAAATGAATCTGGAGCTTTTGCATCTTGGTTAGCTGCAGCAACTTCTTATTCAACTAATAATTTTCCTATGATACCATTTTATATTTATTATTCTATGTTTGGTTTTCAAAGAATTGGAGATTTTTGTTGGGCAGCAGGAGATCAACAAGCAAGAGGTTTTTTAATTGGAGCAACTTCAGGACGTACTACTTTAAATGGAGAGGGATTACAACATGAAGATGGACATAGTCATATTTATTCATTAACAATTCCTAATTGTATTTCTTATGATCCGACTTATGCATATGAATTAGCAGTTATTATTAATAATGGAATACAAAGAATGTATGGAATACAACAAGAAAATATTTATTATTATATTACTACTATGAATGAAAATTATGATATGCCATCTATAAATAGATATAATCAATATGGTATTTGTAAAGGTATATATAAATTAAATTCTATAAACAAAAATAATAATAAAATAACAATTCAATTATTAGGTTCAGGATCTATTCTACTTAATATGATTAAAGCAGCTCATATTTTATATCAAGAATATAATATTAATTCAGATATTTTTAGTGTTACTTCCTTTACTGAAATTGCTCGAGAAGGACAAGATTGTGATCATTGGAATTTATTACATCCTAATGAAAAACGTCGTATTCCATATGTTACAAAAATAGTAAAAAATTATCCTACTGTAGCTGCAACAGATTATATAAAAATTTTTGCAGAACAAATTCGTAAATATATACCTACAAATAATTATTTTGTACTAGGAACAGATGGATTTGGTCGTTCCGATAGTAGAAAAAATTTACGCGATTTTTTTGAAATTAATGAAATATATGTAGTTTTAGCTATTTTAAATATATTATTTGATTTAAAACTAATTAATTTAAAATTAATTTTAGATTTTATTAGAAAAAATAATATTAATATAAATAAAAATAATCCAAGAATTTCCTAA